The Ramlibacter pinisoli genome segment CCAGCCACATGGCGGGGGACACCCGAACCGCTGCCGAACCCGGCAAAGTCGTCGCCCTGTTGCAGGTCCCTCCAAGGGAGCCCCGGGGCCTCGATGGCGACCCAATCCAAACGAGGAGCTTGATGGACGGCGCGCTCGAACGAGCGCCCCCCAGCAAGCCCCGCGCGTAGAAAGGCGTGCTATGACAGCGTCAGGACGAGTGGCCCAGGCATTGCGAACCTTCGCATCCGATGTCGCCGAGGGCTTCTTCGAGATCACCCACAACGGATTCGCCCTCGTCGGCGTCAGCGTCGTGTTCGCGCTCGCCATGCTCTCGGTCCGGCCGGACCTGCGGCAGGTGGGCGAGTCCCAGCTGATGAGCTGGCTGCAGGCCCGGCAGGTGGCGGCGCTGGGCATGGTGCCCGAGCTGGACGCCATCGACCGCGCCACGGCGGCCAACCCCAAGGACCTGCCCAAGCAGCAGGCCGCCGTCGCCTATTGGCTGAGCAAGAAGTACCGCGTGGCGCCGGAACCGGTGAGCGCCCTGGTCGCCGAGGCCTACGAGGTCGGCCGCAAGACCAAGCTCGACCCCACCCTGATCCTGGCGGTCATGGCCGTGGAATCCGGCTTCAACCCGTTCGCCCAGAGCCCGGTGGGCGCCCAGGGCCTGATGCAGGTCATGACCGGCGTGCACAGCGACAAGTACGAGATCTTCGGCGGCAAGCTGGCGGCCTTCGACCCCGTGACCAACCTGCGGGTGGGTGTCAAGGTGCTGCAGGAGTGCATCCAGCGCGCCGGCTCCCTGCAGGGCGGGCTGAAGTTCTACGTCGGCGCCGCCCTGCTGGCCGAGGACGGCGGCTACGCCGACAAGGTGATGGCCGAACACGCCCGCCTGCAGCAGGTGGCCGCCGGCCGCGCCGTGCCGCTGGCACCGCCGGGCACGCTGCGCACGGTGGTCCCGGTGCCGGCGAAGGACGAGCCGCTGGCCGCGCCCGAGCGGGCTGCCGACAAGGTCGCCTCCATTTTCTGACCTCCGGGCTCGGCTACACTCTTCCCGGTACGCGACTGGCGATAGGCGCGGCGCCCTGCAGGGGCCCTGGCGCTGACGTGGGCCACCACTGGGAAGCGTGCCGCCGGCGCAGTCGCCGGTGTTCCGCCGTTCGCCTGGGCAGCCCTTGTGCATCACAGGGACCACACGTCTGGACTGCCGCCATGTACCACCGCAACATCCTCATCGAGCAAGCCGATCCCGAGCTGTGGACGGCCATCGTCGCCGAGAACCGCCGCCAGGAAGAGCACATCGAGCTGATCGCCAGCGAGAACTACGCTTCCCCCGCCGTCATGGCGGCCCAGGGCACGCAGCTCACCAACAAGTACGCCGAGGGCTATCCCGGCAAGCGCTATTACGGCGGCTGCGAGAACGTCGACATCGCCGAGCAGCTGGCGATCGACCGCGTCAAGCAGCTGTTCGGCGCCGAGGCCGCCAACGTGCAGGCCCATTCCGGCGCGCAGGCCAACGAGGCCGTGTTCCTGGCCTTCCTCAAGCCCGGCGACACCATCATGGGCATGAGTCTGGCCGAAGGCGGCCACCTCACGCACGGCATGGCGCTCAACATGAGCGGCAAGTGGTTCAACGTGGTCTCCTACGGCCTGGACGCCCAGGAAGCGATCGACTACGACGCCATGGAGCGCAAGGCGCGCGAGACCAGGCCCAAGCTGATCATCGCCGGCGCCTCCGCCTACGCCCTGCGCATCGACTTCGAGCGCTTCGCCCGGGTCGCCCGCGAGGTCGGGGCCATCTTCATGGTCGACATGGCCCACTATGCCGGCCTCATCGCCGCCGGCGAGTACCCCAACCCGGTGCCGCACGCCGACGTGGTGACTTCCACCACCCACAAGAGCCTGCGCGGCCCGCGCGGCGGCATCATCCTGATGAAGTCGCAGCATGAGAAGGCGATCAACAGCGCCATCTTCCCCGGCCTGCAGGGCGGCCCGCTGATGCACGTCATCGCCGCCAAGGCGGTCGCCTTCAAGGAGGCGCTCCAGCCCGAGTTCAAGGCCTACCAGCAGCAGGTGGTGAAGAACGCCCGCGTGGTGGCCGAGACGCTGGTCGAGCGCGGCCTGCGCATCGTCAGCGGCCGCACCGAGAGCCACGTCATGCTGGTCGACCTGCGCGCCAAGGGCATCACCGGCAAGGACGCCGAGGCGGTGCTGGGCAGCGCGCACATGACGATCAACAAGAACGCCATCCCCAACGATCCCGAGAAGCCGATGGTCACCAGCGGCGTGCGAATCGGCACGCCCGCCATGACCACCCGCGGGTTCCGGGAGGACGAGGCGCGGATCACCGCCAACCTCATCGCCGACGTGCTGGACAACCCGCGCGACCCGGCCAACATCGCGGCGGTGCGCGAGAAGGTCAACGCCCTCACCCGCCGGTTCCCGGTCTACAAGTGAGCAAGTGAGACTGTGATGAAGTGCCCCTTCTGCGGCAACGTCGATACCCAGGTGGTGGAGACGCGCGTCGCCGAAGACGGGGACTTCATCCGCCGGCGCCGCCAGTGCGCCCACTGCGAGAAGCGCTTCACCACCTACGAGCGGCCCGACGTCACCTTCCCCGCGGTGGTCAAGAAGGATGGCCGCCGCATCGACTACGAGCGCGCCAAGCTGCTCGGTTCCATGACGCTGGCGCTGCGCAAGCGGCCGGTCAGCACCGAGCAGGTCGACGGCGCGGTGGAACGCATCGAGGAGAAGCTGCTCAACCTCGGCCTGCGCGAAATCCCAAGTGCCCGCATCGGGGAGCTCGTGATGCGCGAGCTGAAGAAGCTCGACAAGGTGGGCTACGTGCGCTTTGCCAGCGTGTACCGCAGCTTCGAGGACATCGACGAATTCAAGACGGTGGTCGACGAGATCCGGCGCTAGACCTGGTCAGCAACTGCCGACCGTTGTCTTCTGCACGCGCGGGCGGCCGCTGGCGTTGATGACGATCTGCCGGGCCGCCGTGGGCCCCGCCGACTCGCGGCAGACGGTCAGGGTGCCGGCCTGGAAACCGCCGCCCACCAGCCGCGTGGACCCGTTGCCCACATAGGCCACGTAGCGCGCCAGGCTGCCGTTGCCGGTGAGGCGCACGTCGGCCGGCAACGCCCCCTGGCGCTGCAGCAGGGGCTCCGACGCATCGCGCTGCCCGTCGTCGTCGCCGTCCACGAACACGATCCAGCCCTGCTGCCAGCCGCCGGCGTCGGCGCAGGATGACCCGTTCGACGACTTGCAGGACACCACGCGCCCGCGCCGGTGGATGGCCTCGCTGCGGGTGAGCAGCAGGTCCCCGAGCAGGTCGTTGGCGGCCGCGCTCACACGCACCGATGCGGCGAGAGCGCGCAGGGACGGCATGGCGGTCGAGGCAAGGACGGCCGACACCGCCAGCACGGCCAGCACCTCGACCAGCGTGAAGCCGGGCTCGGGCGGCCTGCGCCCCTGCCAGGCGCGGCCGCTGCCCGAGCGCGGTGTGGTTCTCCCCATGCCCGCAATCTAGGCGCTGCGGGCGCATCGCCAAGGCAACTCTGCCCCACCGGCCCGTCGCCCCAAGTCACCGCCAGGCTGTGCGCCAGTTCACCGGGCGCCCCCCAGGCTAGCGAACCGGCCACGGGGCGAAAAAAAAGGGGGCCTCATGGCCCCCCAGTCCCCGTCCCGCTTTGCGGCTATTTCTTGTACCAGTAAGTCCGCTTCAACCTCTTCGGGATCACCTTGCCCACGTTGCAGTTCTCGAGTGCCGAGTTGCAAGGGGTGCTGTTCGTGCCGCCCAGCTGGTCGCCGGCGATGCCGCAGCCGATGCAGAACTTCTCGTTCGTGGTCGTGGTGGTCGTGCTGCCGTTGCCGTTGTTGGTGGTCTTGGTGATCTGCACCACGCCGGCCACCGCGCTGGGGGGCATGCCGCCGCCCTGCAGCACGTTGCTCACGGCCGACCCGTCGAAGGGGCTGACGCCGTAGGCCTTGGCCTGGCCCAGGTTGGCGGCGCAGGTGGCGCTGGTGTCGATCGGCTTGTTGGTCGAGAAGAACACCGTGCCATTGACCGTCAGAGGCGCATTGACCACCTTCTCGCCCGTAGCGAGGGTGATGTAGAAGCCGTCCCGGGTCCCGTTCCAGTTCGTGCTGGTGGCGTTGAACAGGTTGCTCAGGTTCAGGTCGTGGGTATCCGGCGTGCCGACCGTGGTGCCCGTGTCCTTGAGCATGAAGAAACGGTCGACCACGTTGTAGGACGAGCCGTTGCCCGTGTTCTTCAGCGGATGCTCGCGGTCACCGGAGGCAATGGAGATCGCCTCGTAGGACCCGGTCGCGCCCGGGCCCTTGATGGTCAGCACCGAGGGCGGGAAGAAGAACTTGCGCGGTGCGCGCGCCACCGTGTCGGGGGAGACGATGGGGCAGGTCGGGTTCGCCGCGGCACCGTTGTCGCAGCCCAGGGCGGCGATCTTGGTGACCGACCAGCGGGTGCGGTCGCTGTTGCTCACGTCCAGGCGCCACACGTTGCCGCCCAGGTCGCCGACGTACAGCTTGTCGACCCGGCCGTCGTTGTCGCGGTCGACGAACGTGACGTCGGACGGGATCGGCTGCGTCATGCCCGACACCTGCTTGCAGGTCGCCGAGGTGGTGCAGCCGGGCGTGGCGCTCCAGACCAGGTCACCGCTGACGGCATCGACGATGTAGACGGCGCGACCCATGGTGGACGTGCCGGGCGGCTCGGTGT includes the following:
- a CDS encoding GspH/FimT family pseudopilin, encoding MGRTTPRSGSGRAWQGRRPPEPGFTLVEVLAVLAVSAVLASTAMPSLRALAASVRVSAAANDLLGDLLLTRSEAIHRRGRVVSCKSSNGSSCADAGGWQQGWIVFVDGDDDGQRDASEPLLQRQGALPADVRLTGNGSLARYVAYVGNGSTRLVGGGFQAGTLTVCRESAGPTAARQIVINASGRPRVQKTTVGSC
- the nrdR gene encoding transcriptional regulator NrdR, whose product is MKCPFCGNVDTQVVETRVAEDGDFIRRRRQCAHCEKRFTTYERPDVTFPAVVKKDGRRIDYERAKLLGSMTLALRKRPVSTEQVDGAVERIEEKLLNLGLREIPSARIGELVMRELKKLDKVGYVRFASVYRSFEDIDEFKTVVDEIRR
- the glyA gene encoding serine hydroxymethyltransferase — encoded protein: MYHRNILIEQADPELWTAIVAENRRQEEHIELIASENYASPAVMAAQGTQLTNKYAEGYPGKRYYGGCENVDIAEQLAIDRVKQLFGAEAANVQAHSGAQANEAVFLAFLKPGDTIMGMSLAEGGHLTHGMALNMSGKWFNVVSYGLDAQEAIDYDAMERKARETRPKLIIAGASAYALRIDFERFARVAREVGAIFMVDMAHYAGLIAAGEYPNPVPHADVVTSTTHKSLRGPRGGIILMKSQHEKAINSAIFPGLQGGPLMHVIAAKAVAFKEALQPEFKAYQQQVVKNARVVAETLVERGLRIVSGRTESHVMLVDLRAKGITGKDAEAVLGSAHMTINKNAIPNDPEKPMVTSGVRIGTPAMTTRGFREDEARITANLIADVLDNPRDPANIAAVREKVNALTRRFPVYK
- a CDS encoding lytic transglycosylase domain-containing protein is translated as MTASGRVAQALRTFASDVAEGFFEITHNGFALVGVSVVFALAMLSVRPDLRQVGESQLMSWLQARQVAALGMVPELDAIDRATAANPKDLPKQQAAVAYWLSKKYRVAPEPVSALVAEAYEVGRKTKLDPTLILAVMAVESGFNPFAQSPVGAQGLMQVMTGVHSDKYEIFGGKLAAFDPVTNLRVGVKVLQECIQRAGSLQGGLKFYVGAALLAEDGGYADKVMAEHARLQQVAAGRAVPLAPPGTLRTVVPVPAKDEPLAAPERAADKVASIF